One Clostridia bacterium genomic region harbors:
- a CDS encoding C4-type zinc ribbon domain-containing protein, whose translation MNPDLVKLIELQKVDAEITRLNAEIAALPKRVQAIEAQLADSNDRLEKAKAAIKADEAARRKYESEIQSQNDKISKYREQSLAVKTNDQYKALMQEIQFAEQNIKALEDKILETMLDADVKENVLKAAEAELKAERAEIEKEKEHARTRTAVDEKALAEQNAKRNDLRSGVNPNILEHYERLLKARGSGIAEAREQRCTACQVLLRPQIYNEVRGNEGVQICDSCSRILYYDPANEPAEDPKAKTGSKAGGAIEREWVYLDEGENGVFAVLVNSKGSCSLRTFDRRTGLALAPPKVVKGQSFRQAFREYIENGRPLFLDHNPNLEQDCKDALPPELLTELQRQAPNRTVTENGQ comes from the coding sequence ATGAATCCTGACCTTGTAAAACTCATTGAACTGCAGAAGGTGGACGCTGAAATCACGCGTCTAAACGCTGAAATTGCAGCACTGCCCAAGCGCGTACAGGCGATCGAGGCGCAACTCGCGGACTCCAACGACCGCCTGGAAAAGGCAAAAGCTGCCATCAAGGCCGATGAGGCCGCGCGTCGTAAGTACGAATCTGAAATCCAGTCACAAAACGACAAGATTTCCAAGTACCGCGAACAATCGCTTGCGGTGAAGACCAACGATCAATACAAGGCTCTCATGCAGGAGATACAGTTCGCCGAGCAGAACATCAAGGCTCTGGAAGATAAGATTCTGGAGACTATGCTCGATGCCGACGTGAAGGAAAACGTCCTCAAGGCGGCCGAAGCAGAGCTGAAAGCAGAGCGCGCCGAAATCGAAAAAGAAAAAGAGCACGCACGCACGCGGACTGCCGTGGACGAAAAGGCTTTGGCGGAGCAGAACGCGAAGCGCAACGATCTTCGCAGCGGCGTGAACCCGAACATCCTCGAACATTACGAGCGCTTGCTGAAGGCGCGTGGCTCGGGAATTGCGGAAGCGCGGGAACAGCGCTGCACGGCCTGCCAGGTGTTGCTGCGTCCGCAGATTTATAACGAAGTTCGCGGCAACGAAGGGGTGCAGATTTGCGATTCCTGCAGCCGCATTCTTTACTATGACCCGGCGAACGAGCCGGCAGAAGATCCGAAGGCGAAGACTGGCTCCAAGGCTGGCGGCGCCATCGAGCGGGAATGGGTTTACCTTGACGAAGGCGAGAACGGGGTTTTCGCCGTGCTGGTGAACTCCAAAGGCAGTTGCAGTCTGCGCACCTTTGACCGCCGGACTGGTTTAGCCTTGGCTCCTCCGAAAGTTGTGAAGGGGCAGAGTTTCAGACAGGCTTTCCGTGAATATATCGAAAACGGCCGGCCGCTGTTCCTGGATCATAACCCGAACCTGGAACAGGACTGCAAGGACGCCCTACCGCCGGAATTGCTCACTGAGTTACAGCGGCAAGCACCGAATCGTACAGTCACTGAAAACGGACAGTAG
- a CDS encoding tetratricopeptide repeat protein, whose translation MRSRCALLVVLFIACAAPALVAQTATAQMVTFRIKLTLSADNRQQAGSSAQPGVNAQERSGPGVAYVTGAGTTMQIRIQVIDENGSTLGEQSPDSEGSATFEVVGQIQKGNVRIYPTYRVRVFGPEIEEVWAEGVEPGRSDRMLMMQVRRKGEKPATAKDKSMVSASALKIPRKAQKELDAGNEALGNGKLDKAREHFDRATQIYPQFDQAWNNLGVVRMKQGDRAGGQQAFEAALKINDKFARAYVNLARLALQDNDYKQASELLKKSLSTEPLNAEALSMACQADFLAGNLEQVVSNARKLHTIPHDGQALGHYAAGSALQQLNRPSEAITEYTLFLKEAPQSPLTLKAREAISELGKQVQVESH comes from the coding sequence ATGCGTAGTCGATGCGCGCTTCTCGTAGTGCTTTTTATCGCCTGCGCCGCTCCTGCGCTTGTCGCACAAACCGCTACCGCTCAGATGGTGACGTTCCGCATAAAGCTCACGCTCTCCGCCGACAATCGACAGCAGGCGGGGAGCTCCGCACAACCAGGAGTTAATGCTCAGGAGCGCAGCGGTCCTGGCGTAGCGTATGTAACAGGCGCCGGGACAACAATGCAGATTCGTATCCAGGTCATCGACGAGAATGGGTCCACGCTAGGTGAGCAGTCCCCCGACAGCGAGGGCTCGGCCACTTTCGAGGTCGTCGGCCAGATACAGAAGGGCAATGTTCGCATTTATCCCACCTATCGCGTACGGGTCTTCGGTCCCGAGATCGAAGAGGTATGGGCGGAAGGCGTGGAGCCCGGGCGCTCCGATCGTATGCTGATGATGCAGGTGCGCCGAAAGGGAGAGAAACCCGCTACTGCGAAGGACAAGTCGATGGTTTCGGCCTCAGCCCTAAAGATACCCCGAAAGGCGCAGAAGGAACTCGACGCTGGCAATGAAGCGCTAGGGAACGGCAAGCTCGACAAAGCTCGCGAACACTTTGATCGCGCAACGCAGATCTATCCGCAGTTCGACCAGGCGTGGAACAACCTTGGCGTGGTACGGATGAAGCAGGGAGACCGCGCAGGTGGACAGCAGGCATTCGAGGCCGCGCTCAAGATTAATGACAAGTTTGCACGAGCGTATGTAAACCTGGCGAGACTGGCGCTGCAAGACAATGACTATAAGCAGGCAAGCGAGTTGCTGAAGAAATCGCTTTCGACTGAACCGCTCAATGCAGAGGCGCTTTCGATGGCGTGCCAGGCGGACTTTCTCGCCGGCAACCTGGAACAGGTAGTGAGCAACGCGCGGAAGCTTCATACGATTCCGCACGACGGCCAGGCGCTTGGCCATTACGCTGCGGGTTCCGCGTTGCAGCAGTTGAACAGACCTTCGGAAGCGATCACCGAGTACACGCTATTTCTGAAGGAAGCACCCCAGAGTCCGCTCACGCTGAAAGCGCGCGAGGCAATCTCTGAACTCGGAAAACAAGTACAGGTCGAATCCCACTGA
- a CDS encoding class I SAM-dependent rRNA methyltransferase: protein MSPRGAARLRSGHVWVYQSDIKSARNIAPASTVSVYDDHASFYGTALYSSTSQIAIRMLGSQAIPAERTAEVVAERVRAAIHYRRNVVRDTNAYRVVFSEADFLPGLIVDRYNDMLSLQVLTQAMDQAPVREAVLRELVQELDPVCIVERVEPRIRELEQLPPLEGGVIWTRDGAQPKSSTTFTMNGLRFQYDAHGGQKTGAFLDQRENYSAAERYAHGRALDVFCYQGGFALHLARTCEQVTGVDASRPALEIANQNAALNAGLYNGREIEWVEANAFDLLRDYSDGGEEYDTVVLDPPAFAKTKRTLDTAVRGYKELNLRALKMVKAGGVLVTCSCSYHVSEAEFLQMLTSAAVDARRQVRILEKRVQAQDHPVLLTVPETSYLKCIICQIT from the coding sequence GTGAGCCCTCGCGGAGCAGCCCGCCTGCGCAGCGGACACGTATGGGTTTACCAGTCCGACATCAAATCAGCACGCAACATCGCTCCGGCTTCCACGGTGTCAGTTTACGACGATCACGCGAGCTTCTACGGCACAGCGCTTTATAGCAGCACCTCGCAGATCGCGATTCGCATGTTGGGCTCGCAAGCGATACCGGCGGAGCGCACGGCGGAGGTGGTTGCGGAGCGCGTGCGCGCCGCCATCCACTACCGTCGCAACGTGGTGCGCGATACCAATGCCTATCGCGTCGTCTTCAGCGAGGCGGATTTTCTGCCGGGACTGATCGTGGACCGCTACAACGATATGCTTTCGTTGCAAGTGCTTACGCAAGCGATGGATCAGGCACCGGTGCGAGAAGCGGTGCTGCGGGAACTTGTGCAGGAACTCGATCCGGTATGCATCGTGGAGCGCGTGGAGCCTCGGATTCGCGAACTGGAGCAGCTGCCGCCGCTTGAGGGTGGCGTTATTTGGACCAGGGACGGCGCGCAGCCCAAGAGCAGCACAACGTTCACTATGAACGGCCTGAGGTTCCAGTACGACGCACACGGCGGGCAGAAGACCGGCGCGTTTCTCGATCAGCGCGAGAACTACTCGGCGGCGGAAAGGTATGCGCATGGCCGGGCTCTGGACGTCTTCTGCTATCAAGGCGGCTTTGCGCTGCATCTGGCGCGGACATGTGAGCAGGTGACGGGTGTGGACGCGTCGCGTCCGGCGCTGGAAATCGCCAATCAGAATGCAGCATTGAATGCCGGCCTCTACAACGGGCGCGAAATCGAGTGGGTGGAGGCAAACGCCTTCGACCTGCTACGCGACTACTCCGATGGCGGCGAGGAGTACGACACTGTCGTGCTCGATCCGCCGGCATTTGCGAAGACGAAACGGACCCTCGACACGGCCGTTCGGGGTTATAAGGAACTGAACCTACGGGCATTGAAGATGGTAAAGGCCGGGGGAGTGCTCGTAACCTGCTCGTGCTCCTACCACGTGAGCGAGGCCGAATTCCTGCAAATGCTGACCTCGGCAGCCGTGGACGCCCGGCGTCAGGTCAGAATTCTCGAAAAGCGAGTTCAGGCGCAGGACCATCCAGTTCTGCTTACGGTACCTGAAACCAGCTATCTGAAGTGCATCATCTGCCAAATCACCTAG
- a CDS encoding Hsp20/alpha crystallin family protein: MAMLTRWEPFREISTLQERMNRLFNQQYGSGMGSEDSLTATAFMPPVDVYEDEHSVQLRMEVPGIDEKDIHIQLENNVLTVSGERKFEKDEKEDNFRRVERRYGNFSRQFMLPNTVNSEDVKADYDKGLLKIRLGKRAEAKPKQIKIGGGGKTLEAA, translated from the coding sequence ATGGCGATGCTAACGCGTTGGGAACCTTTCCGTGAGATTTCCACTTTGCAGGAACGGATGAACCGTCTGTTCAACCAGCAGTACGGGAGCGGGATGGGCTCCGAGGATAGCCTGACTGCTACCGCATTCATGCCTCCGGTCGATGTATATGAGGATGAGCACAGCGTACAGTTGCGAATGGAAGTCCCGGGGATCGACGAGAAGGACATCCACATTCAATTGGAGAACAATGTTCTGACAGTGAGTGGAGAGCGCAAATTCGAGAAGGACGAAAAAGAAGATAACTTCCGTCGCGTGGAGCGTCGTTACGGCAACTTCTCTCGCCAGTTCATGTTGCCGAACACGGTGAACAGCGAAGACGTGAAGGCCGACTATGACAAGGGCCTGTTGAAAATCCGCCTGGGCAAGCGCGCAGAAGCCAAACCGAAGCAGATCAAAATCGGCGGTGGCGGCAAGACGCTGGAAGCAGCATAA